One window of Botrimarina mediterranea genomic DNA carries:
- a CDS encoding bile acid:sodium symporter family protein: MISALIHQLLRACLAVALALVACAAGLYVAGSYDGATLALTSGLVALACGFSSIPALRTLTFTAWIVAAVVTALLSPQVFQPFAPGTPHYKLLLLVVIQAVMFGMGTQMGIRDFVGIARTPLPVMIGLLCQFTIMPLVGFGIAIGFRLPPGIGAGMVLIGSCSSGLASNVMAYIAKANLALSITLTAVATLLAPIVTPFWMKTMAASLLEGTDVTISFVSMMASIVKIVIVPTGAALVHDYLLRADVRGKAIAWGAALAGVVFCSVYVGGGIVISRPSIALGVDLFAWVLGGIAFGVIYHIVVSAMPQIAKAMPALSMAGIIYVTGMTTAEGRDHLLAVGVVLIVAAGMHNFLGYLLGYGVSRLLGMNEQSARTVAIEVGMQNGGMATGIAADMGKLATLGLPAAIFIAWMNVSGSLLANYWRRRPPVVVESHQEVEA; encoded by the coding sequence GTGATCTCTGCGCTGATCCACCAATTGTTGCGGGCCTGTCTCGCCGTTGCGCTAGCGCTAGTTGCCTGTGCGGCAGGGCTGTATGTAGCTGGGTCCTATGACGGCGCTACGCTCGCACTAACGTCGGGTCTCGTGGCGCTGGCCTGCGGCTTCTCGAGCATCCCGGCATTACGTACGCTAACGTTTACAGCCTGGATCGTGGCGGCGGTCGTTACTGCTCTCCTGTCCCCGCAGGTGTTCCAACCTTTCGCGCCAGGAACGCCTCACTACAAGCTGCTCCTGCTGGTAGTGATTCAGGCGGTGATGTTTGGCATGGGGACTCAGATGGGGATTCGCGACTTTGTCGGCATCGCCCGGACGCCGTTGCCCGTGATGATCGGGCTCCTCTGTCAGTTCACCATCATGCCTCTTGTAGGCTTCGGCATCGCAATTGGCTTCCGGCTGCCGCCGGGGATCGGCGCGGGGATGGTCCTGATCGGGTCGTGTTCGAGCGGCTTAGCGTCGAATGTCATGGCCTACATCGCGAAGGCAAATCTAGCGCTATCAATAACTCTTACCGCCGTGGCGACGCTCTTGGCGCCCATCGTAACGCCCTTCTGGATGAAGACGATGGCAGCGTCGTTACTGGAGGGCACTGACGTTACGATCAGCTTCGTGAGCATGATGGCGAGCATCGTCAAGATTGTGATCGTGCCGACAGGAGCGGCCCTGGTGCACGATTATCTCCTTCGCGCCGATGTACGCGGAAAAGCGATAGCCTGGGGCGCCGCCCTAGCGGGCGTGGTGTTCTGCTCAGTGTATGTTGGCGGCGGCATTGTGATTTCCAGACCGAGCATCGCTCTCGGTGTCGATTTGTTCGCCTGGGTGCTCGGTGGGATCGCGTTTGGCGTCATCTACCACATCGTAGTTAGCGCCATGCCGCAGATTGCGAAGGCGATGCCTGCTCTCTCGATGGCGGGCATCATCTACGTTACGGGCATGACCACCGCCGAGGGCCGAGATCATTTGCTTGCGGTTGGCGTCGTGCTAATCGTCGCCGCTGGCATGCATAATTTCCTGGGATATCTGCTCGGATACGGTGTTAGCCGCCTCTTGGGGATGAACGAGCAGTCAGCGCGGACTGTAGCGATTGAAGTCGGTATGCAAAACGGCGGCATGGCGACCGGAATCGCCGCCGATATGGGCAAACTCGCCACGCTCGGCCTCCCCGCAGCGATCTTCATCGCTTGGATGAACGTATCGGGATCGCTGCTCGCCAACTACTGGCGCCGCCGGCCGCCCGTTGTCGTGGAATCCCATCAAGAGGTCGAGGCATGA
- a CDS encoding aspartate/glutamate racemase family protein: MKKLGLIHTSATLVPVFADLCSELLPGVETFNIADDSLIKEVIATGRLTPSVSHRVASHVYAAQEAGADQVLVTCSSIGDAVERSAALVDIPVLRVDQPMADEAVRIGGKIGVAATLPTTLDPTTDLIRRCAAAAGAAPMIVSRLCDGAFDCLMSGDSEKHDSMVAEALLDLASTCDVVVLAQASMARVVSQLGDTAPKTPILSSPRLAISYLAKK; encoded by the coding sequence ATGAAGAAACTCGGACTAATCCACACTTCGGCGACGCTCGTGCCAGTCTTTGCTGACCTGTGCAGTGAGTTACTCCCGGGCGTTGAGACGTTCAACATCGCTGACGACAGCCTAATCAAGGAAGTGATCGCAACCGGCCGACTTACACCGAGCGTATCGCACCGTGTCGCTAGCCACGTTTACGCGGCTCAAGAAGCGGGTGCGGACCAAGTGCTTGTGACGTGCTCATCGATCGGCGACGCAGTCGAGCGATCAGCGGCGTTGGTCGATATCCCGGTGCTGCGAGTCGATCAGCCGATGGCGGACGAAGCGGTGCGTATCGGTGGAAAGATCGGAGTCGCCGCCACGCTACCGACGACGCTCGATCCGACCACCGACCTCATCCGCCGTTGCGCCGCTGCGGCCGGCGCTGCGCCGATGATTGTCAGTCGTCTGTGCGATGGCGCCTTCGATTGCCTGATGTCTGGCGATTCCGAGAAGCACGACTCGATGGTCGCCGAAGCGCTGTTGGACCTCGCTTCGACCTGCGATGTGGTGGTGCTAGCGCAGGCGTCGATGGCCCGAGTCGTGAGTCAACTCGGCGACACAGCTCCGAAGACGCCAATCTTGTCGAGTCCCCGGCTTGCGATCTCTTACCTAGCGAAGAAGTGA
- a CDS encoding four-carbon acid sugar kinase family protein codes for MTLRLAYYADDFTGATDALEQLEKAGVRTRLFIEPPSRESLAKTPEVEAIGVAGRTRSLPTTEIDAVVRPALRALRDLGVANVHYKVCSTFDSSPETGSIGRVIDVGADELNRQFVPLVVGAPSLGRWCVFGNLFASYGIGANTPAFRLDRHPAMSRHPVTPADESDLRLHLEKQTNKRVALIDIRTVDRGPQAVVAAVERARRETASPIVLFDCLTEQNVTTIGAVLERFASPVSPLFSVGSSVIEAALASQWNLPTRRHDQPLPRGKLLIMAGSCSPITATQIDVAVQAGFALVTIDARSIERGDTSAIRNAAADTLTALDESPGVIVSSQGIDRNGLQLSAERLGTAFATIYDRVIEASELSLSLVAGGDTSSYAARSLGIESLSYHAPLSPGAPICRAHSANHLVDGSYLVFKGGQVGRPDFFASLLRQP; via the coding sequence GTGACGCTCCGCCTTGCCTACTACGCCGACGACTTTACCGGCGCCACCGACGCCCTCGAGCAACTCGAGAAGGCCGGAGTGCGGACACGCTTGTTTATCGAGCCCCCAAGTCGCGAGTCGCTCGCCAAAACGCCGGAGGTTGAAGCTATCGGCGTCGCTGGCCGCACACGCAGTTTGCCGACGACCGAGATCGACGCTGTGGTCCGCCCGGCGCTGCGCGCGTTACGCGATCTTGGCGTCGCGAATGTCCACTACAAAGTCTGCTCGACATTCGACTCATCGCCCGAAACCGGCAGCATTGGACGCGTGATCGATGTCGGAGCGGATGAACTAAATCGTCAATTCGTACCGCTGGTAGTTGGAGCGCCGAGTCTCGGTCGGTGGTGTGTCTTCGGCAATCTGTTTGCGAGCTACGGGATCGGCGCCAACACGCCGGCGTTCCGCTTGGATCGCCACCCTGCAATGAGCCGCCACCCTGTGACCCCCGCCGATGAATCGGACTTGCGGCTACATCTTGAAAAACAGACGAACAAGCGTGTGGCGCTTATCGACATCCGCACCGTTGATCGCGGCCCTCAGGCTGTGGTCGCCGCTGTTGAGCGAGCTCGTCGAGAAACGGCCTCGCCAATCGTTCTCTTCGATTGTTTGACAGAGCAGAACGTGACGACGATCGGCGCCGTCCTTGAACGGTTTGCTAGCCCCGTCAGCCCACTGTTCTCGGTCGGTTCTTCGGTGATCGAAGCAGCGTTGGCTTCACAGTGGAACTTACCCACGAGGCGCCATGACCAGCCGTTGCCGAGAGGCAAGTTGCTCATCATGGCGGGGAGTTGCTCTCCGATCACCGCAACACAAATCGATGTCGCTGTCCAAGCTGGCTTTGCCTTAGTTACAATCGATGCTAGGTCGATTGAGAGAGGCGATACATCAGCAATACGAAATGCCGCGGCAGACACCTTGACGGCCTTGGATGAAAGCCCCGGAGTTATTGTCAGTAGCCAAGGAATAGATCGCAACGGCCTGCAGCTTTCGGCGGAGCGGCTGGGAACGGCATTCGCTACGATCTACGATCGTGTGATTGAAGCATCCGAACTTTCCCTGTCGCTTGTGGCTGGCGGCGACACGTCGAGTTACGCGGCGCGGTCGCTCGGAATCGAGTCGCTTTCGTACCACGCGCCGTTGTCGCCCGGCGCGCCGATATGCCGGGCTCACTCGGCCAATCACCTTGTCGACGGCAGCTATCTCGTCTTCAAGGGAGGCCAGGTCGGCCGACCGGATTTCTTTGCGAGTCTCCTTCGCCAACCCTGA